One window of Novosphingobium sp. 9U genomic DNA carries:
- a CDS encoding ABC-F family ATP-binding cassette domain-containing protein, whose protein sequence is MATAPILSWEGLGLIQGSGWLFKDLDLNIQPRDRLALIGRNGAGKTTLLKLISGQVEGDKGTRSVQPGTRIVTLEQDPFFTGFDTLLDFAIHGEDAPPRHEVEAIAGQLGIDLSRTADSASGGERRRAALCRALASEPDLLLLDEPTNHLDLAAIEWLEGWLQRYNGAFVVISHDRTFLTRLTRATFWLDRGSLRRKDVGFGGYDAWEEQVYAEEARAAEKMDAKLKIEAHWLERGVTARRKRNQGRLAKLWEMRAARAQMMGPQGTAKLAIGSDDAKSKSVIVAEHVTKRFDTEDGGTRTIIKDFNLRVQRRDRIGLVGANGSGKTTLLKILTGELQPDQGKVVLANTLQATVIDQQRSRMSPDKTIREVVAEGGDWIDVRGVRKHIQGYLKDFLFDPNMIEAKVGTLSGGERSRLLLAREFARLSNLLVLDEPTNDLDLETLDLLQEVIADYDGTVLIVSHDRDFLDRTVTVTLGLDGSGHVDVIAGGYADWEAKRRQRTPPGKVAKAKEETASAVPPPPAGKVKLSYKDQRDYELLPKRIEELDAAIARDEAAMADPALYTRDPAKFAALTEAIAKARADKDAAEERWLDLASLVEG, encoded by the coding sequence ATGGCAACTGCACCGATTTTGAGCTGGGAAGGCCTGGGCTTGATCCAGGGTTCCGGCTGGCTCTTCAAAGACCTCGACCTCAATATTCAGCCGCGCGACCGGCTGGCTCTGATCGGGCGCAATGGCGCCGGCAAGACAACGCTGCTCAAGCTGATCTCGGGCCAAGTGGAGGGGGACAAGGGCACGCGCTCGGTCCAGCCCGGCACCCGCATCGTGACGCTGGAGCAGGACCCGTTCTTCACCGGCTTCGACACCCTGCTCGACTTCGCGATCCACGGCGAGGATGCGCCGCCGCGCCATGAGGTCGAGGCGATCGCGGGGCAACTCGGCATCGACCTGTCGCGAACTGCCGACAGCGCCTCGGGCGGCGAGCGGCGCCGCGCCGCTTTGTGTCGGGCGCTGGCTTCGGAACCTGACCTGTTGCTGCTGGACGAGCCGACCAACCACCTCGACTTGGCGGCGATCGAGTGGCTCGAAGGCTGGCTGCAGCGCTACAACGGCGCCTTCGTGGTGATCAGCCACGACCGCACCTTCCTCACCCGCCTGACTCGCGCGACCTTCTGGCTCGATCGCGGCTCGCTACGGCGCAAGGACGTGGGCTTCGGCGGCTATGATGCCTGGGAAGAGCAGGTCTACGCCGAGGAAGCGCGCGCGGCCGAGAAGATGGACGCCAAGCTTAAGATCGAGGCGCACTGGCTGGAGCGCGGCGTCACCGCCCGCCGCAAGCGCAACCAGGGCCGTCTTGCCAAGCTGTGGGAGATGCGCGCCGCCCGCGCTCAGATGATGGGCCCACAAGGTACCGCCAAGCTCGCGATCGGCTCGGACGATGCCAAGAGCAAATCGGTGATCGTCGCCGAACACGTCACCAAGCGCTTCGACACGGAGGATGGCGGCACCCGAACGATCATCAAGGACTTCAACTTGCGCGTGCAGCGCCGTGATCGCATCGGTCTTGTCGGCGCGAATGGCTCGGGCAAAACGACGCTGCTCAAGATCCTGACTGGCGAGTTGCAGCCGGACCAAGGTAAGGTGGTGCTTGCCAATACGCTGCAGGCGACGGTCATCGATCAGCAGCGCAGCCGTATGTCACCCGACAAGACGATCCGGGAGGTGGTGGCCGAGGGCGGCGACTGGATCGACGTGCGTGGGGTGCGCAAGCATATCCAGGGATATCTGAAGGATTTCCTTTTCGATCCGAACATGATCGAGGCGAAAGTCGGCACACTTTCGGGCGGCGAGCGTTCGCGGCTGTTGCTCGCCCGCGAGTTCGCGCGGCTGTCGAACCTGCTGGTGCTCGACGAGCCAACCAACGACCTGGATCTGGAAACGCTCGACCTGCTGCAGGAGGTCATTGCCGACTACGACGGCACCGTCCTGATCGTCAGCCACGATCGTGACTTCCTTGATCGGACGGTGACGGTGACGCTGGGGCTCGATGGTTCGGGCCATGTCGACGTGATCGCCGGGGGCTATGCCGATTGGGAGGCCAAGCGTCGCCAGCGTACGCCGCCAGGCAAGGTGGCAAAGGCTAAGGAGGAAACTGCCTCCGCCGTTCCGCCGCCGCCCGCAGGCAAGGTCAAGCTATCGTACAAGGACCAGCGTGACTACGAGCTGCTGCCCAAGCGGATCGAAGAGCTGGATGCGGCGATCGCACGCGACGAAGCGGCGATGGCCGATCCAGCGCTCTACACGCGAGATCCGGCGAAGTTCGCGGCTTTGACCGAGGCGATCGCCAAGGCGCGCGCCGACAAGGATGCGGCCGAGGAGCGCTGGCTGGACCTGGCGAGCCTGGTCGAAGGCTGA
- a CDS encoding PepSY domain-containing protein, with translation MNSQTLSRAVALALCVAGVAAVPVHADQVSEQGQLRKERKAGTVRSTREIEQIVLPQMSGMQYLGPEYDAAAMAYRLKFIHNGKVVFVDVDARTGRVIGRSR, from the coding sequence ATGAACAGCCAGACCCTGTCGCGAGCCGTTGCTCTTGCCCTCTGTGTCGCCGGTGTCGCGGCGGTGCCCGTCCATGCCGACCAGGTCAGCGAGCAAGGGCAATTGCGCAAGGAGCGTAAGGCCGGAACGGTGCGCTCGACCCGCGAGATCGAGCAGATCGTGCTGCCGCAGATGTCGGGCATGCAATACCTCGGCCCTGAATATGACGCTGCAGCAATGGCCTATCGCCTGAAGTTCATCCACAACGGCAAGGTCGTGTTCGTGGATGTGGACGCCCGTACCGGCCGCGTGATCGGCCGCAGCCGCTAG
- a CDS encoding response regulator transcription factor, with protein sequence MRILIVEDEPTLGNQLKNTLEQNGYAVDLSVDGEDGHFMGSTEEYDAVILDLGLPEIDGLTVLGMWRKEGRNFPVLVLTARDSWSDKVAGLDAGADDYLAKPFQTEELIARLRALIRRASGNTSSELTAGPVRLDTRSGRVTLAGEPVKMTAQEYKLLAYLMHHKGKVVSRTELIEHIYDQDFDRDSNTIEVFVTRIRKKLGADVITTIRGLGYSLDDPADQPRG encoded by the coding sequence TTGCGCATCCTGATCGTCGAGGATGAACCCACGCTCGGCAACCAGCTGAAGAACACGCTGGAGCAGAACGGCTATGCCGTCGATCTGTCCGTCGATGGCGAGGACGGCCACTTCATGGGGTCGACCGAGGAATACGATGCGGTGATCCTCGATCTGGGTTTGCCCGAGATCGATGGGCTCACCGTGCTGGGCATGTGGCGCAAGGAAGGCCGCAACTTTCCGGTGCTGGTGCTCACCGCGCGCGACAGCTGGTCGGACAAGGTGGCCGGCCTCGATGCCGGGGCCGACGATTACCTCGCCAAGCCGTTCCAGACCGAGGAGCTGATCGCTCGCCTTCGCGCGCTGATCCGCCGCGCATCCGGCAATACGTCGAGCGAGCTGACGGCGGGACCGGTGCGGCTCGACACCCGCTCCGGACGCGTCACCCTTGCCGGAGAGCCGGTGAAGATGACGGCCCAGGAGTACAAGCTGCTGGCTTACCTGATGCACCACAAAGGCAAGGTAGTCAGCCGCACCGAACTGATCGAGCACATCTACGATCAGGATTTCGACCGCGATTCCAATACGATCGAGGTGTTTGTTACGCGCATCCGCAAGAAGCTGGGTGCCGACGTGATCACCACCATCCGCGGCCTCGGCTACAGCCTCGACGATCCCGCCGACCAGCCGAGAGGCTAG
- a CDS encoding DUF885 family protein translates to MKRRDFMATGSAALALATFRPGALMAQTAGDAKLVAALDRIFYSDIDLQPETATERGYDKGSRAALKSQLDDNSPAGRAKRMAQDKKSLAELKAIAPSGLSQAGKLQREVALYVVGQRLVPESFQLESIRRPYPIFQQGGAYFSVPDFLDSRHTIETKADAEAYLSRLSAFGKVLDEDTAYQRALAPRGVVAPAWSLDLTLGQMRKLRDVPAAQSTLVGSLERRAKAKGIDGDWSARAAKIMESEVYPALDRQMALITQLRGTTPAGDGVWRLKGGDAIYAAALKDSITTSLSPEEVHQIGLRQVAEIGAQLTEMLDKAGYKGATFGQRLVALNSAPEQLYANTDAGRAAMIESLNAGVAQMKGLLPKAFSQIPDEPLEIRRVPPEIQDGASNGYYYRAPLDGSRPAIYWINLKDTADWPKYQLPSLTYHEGIPGHHLQLSYAGKSGEVPLMLRTLFISAYGEGWALYAEQLADELGGYTGLEKAGYLQSFLFRAARLVVDTGIHSKRWSREQATQYLVETVGFSQGRSQREVERYCTQPGQACSYKIGHNKWTELRQRAQGKLGDKFSLAWFHDVLKEGLMPLELLERRVDERIAERMRA, encoded by the coding sequence ATGAAGCGGCGCGATTTCATGGCCACCGGCAGCGCGGCATTGGCGCTTGCGACCTTTCGTCCCGGCGCGCTCATGGCGCAGACGGCGGGCGACGCCAAGCTCGTCGCTGCGCTCGACCGCATCTTCTACTCCGACATCGACCTCCAGCCCGAGACTGCGACCGAGCGCGGCTATGACAAGGGTAGCCGCGCTGCGCTCAAGTCGCAGCTGGACGACAACAGCCCCGCCGGACGGGCCAAGCGCATGGCGCAGGACAAGAAATCGCTGGCCGAGCTGAAGGCGATCGCACCGTCTGGGCTCAGCCAAGCGGGCAAGCTGCAGCGCGAGGTGGCGCTCTACGTCGTCGGCCAGCGGCTCGTGCCTGAGAGCTTCCAGTTGGAATCGATCCGCCGTCCCTATCCGATCTTCCAGCAGGGCGGCGCCTACTTCAGCGTGCCCGACTTCCTTGACAGCCGCCACACGATCGAGACCAAGGCGGATGCGGAGGCTTACCTCTCCCGCCTCTCGGCGTTCGGCAAGGTGCTGGACGAGGATACCGCGTATCAGCGCGCGCTCGCTCCCCGCGGGGTGGTTGCGCCGGCCTGGTCGCTGGACCTGACGCTGGGGCAGATGCGCAAGCTGCGCGACGTTCCGGCGGCGCAGAGCACGCTGGTAGGCTCGCTGGAGCGGCGCGCCAAGGCGAAGGGCATCGACGGCGACTGGTCCGCGCGCGCAGCGAAGATCATGGAGAGCGAAGTCTATCCGGCGCTCGACCGCCAGATGGCGCTGATCACGCAGCTGCGCGGAACCACGCCGGCCGGCGACGGCGTGTGGCGCTTGAAGGGCGGCGACGCCATCTACGCCGCCGCGCTCAAGGACAGCATCACGACTTCGCTGTCGCCCGAGGAAGTGCACCAGATCGGCCTGCGCCAAGTGGCAGAGATCGGCGCGCAGCTGACCGAAATGCTCGACAAGGCTGGGTACAAGGGTGCGACGTTCGGTCAGCGTCTGGTCGCGCTGAACTCCGCGCCCGAGCAGCTCTACGCCAACACCGATGCGGGCCGCGCGGCGATGATCGAGAGCCTGAACGCAGGCGTTGCTCAGATGAAAGGCTTGCTGCCCAAGGCCTTCAGCCAGATTCCTGACGAGCCGCTAGAGATCCGCCGCGTGCCGCCCGAGATCCAGGATGGTGCGTCGAACGGCTACTACTATCGCGCGCCGCTCGATGGTTCGCGGCCGGCGATCTACTGGATCAACCTCAAGGACACGGCCGACTGGCCCAAGTACCAGCTGCCTTCGCTGACGTACCATGAGGGCATTCCGGGCCACCATTTGCAGCTGAGCTATGCGGGCAAGAGCGGCGAAGTGCCGCTGATGCTGCGCACGCTGTTCATCTCTGCCTATGGCGAGGGCTGGGCGCTCTATGCCGAGCAGCTGGCGGATGAGCTGGGCGGATACACCGGGCTGGAAAAGGCGGGTTACCTGCAATCATTCCTGTTCCGGGCCGCGCGTCTGGTGGTCGATACCGGCATCCACTCCAAACGCTGGAGCCGCGAGCAGGCGACGCAGTACCTGGTCGAAACCGTCGGGTTCTCCCAAGGGCGCAGCCAGCGCGAGGTGGAACGGTACTGCACGCAGCCCGGCCAGGCCTGCAGCTACAAGATCGGTCACAACAAGTGGACCGAACTGCGCCAGCGCGCACAAGGCAAGCTGGGTGACAAGTTCAGCCTGGCATGGTTCCACGATGTGCTGAAGGAAGGCCTGATGCCGCTGGAACTGCTCGAGCGCCGCGTGGACGAGCGGATCGCCGAGCGGATGCGAGCTTGA
- a CDS encoding HAMP domain-containing sensor histidine kinase: protein MMLIAAGWISILLLIGGVFLDRTLTSQVTRSFDEQLGYMLTGMIGSAEIGPDGEVFFNRPLGDQRFLEPNSGLYWQIRGKGHEDFPSRSLWDRSLQVPANHFDTQPHTYDSKQFAGEPLRVMERSIILPGSQTEWMFTVAASREQLDEQLKSIRSILFYSFLGLGLGLMAMAGIQTWYGLFPLRHVRRAIRRLRTTGASKVTEPLPQEVQPLVEELNALLEHTDRQAEEARTHAGNLAHALKTPLTVVMNAATARAPDLGDTVIREAAVMRRQVDHHLARARAVGRRAAGLSRAGVWSSLEAVLRAVERLHAGTRFDLAGNHDAMVGLEKQDLEELLGNVIENAAKYGGGSVFVTVDETKDPRWCEIWIEDDGMGIPEAERTRIFDRGARLDTGKPGTGLGLAIVRDVAEIYGGSVELDESEDLGGLLVKLKLPRAVG, encoded by the coding sequence ATGATGCTGATCGCGGCCGGGTGGATATCGATCCTGCTGTTGATCGGCGGCGTCTTCCTCGATCGCACCCTGACTTCGCAGGTCACCCGCAGTTTCGACGAGCAGCTGGGCTACATGCTCACAGGCATGATCGGGTCGGCCGAGATCGGGCCGGATGGCGAAGTGTTCTTCAACCGGCCGCTTGGAGATCAGCGCTTCCTGGAGCCGAATAGCGGCCTCTACTGGCAGATCCGCGGCAAGGGGCACGAGGACTTCCCCTCCCGATCGCTGTGGGATCGCAGCCTGCAAGTGCCCGCCAATCACTTCGACACGCAGCCGCACACTTACGACAGCAAACAGTTCGCGGGTGAGCCGCTGCGCGTCATGGAGCGGTCGATCATCCTGCCCGGCAGCCAAACCGAGTGGATGTTCACCGTCGCCGCCAGCCGCGAGCAACTGGACGAGCAGTTGAAGTCGATCCGCTCGATCCTGTTCTACAGCTTCCTGGGGCTGGGCCTGGGTCTGATGGCGATGGCAGGGATCCAGACCTGGTACGGCCTGTTCCCGTTGCGCCATGTCCGGCGCGCGATCCGGCGCCTGCGCACCACTGGCGCCTCCAAGGTCACTGAGCCCTTGCCGCAGGAAGTGCAGCCCCTCGTCGAGGAACTCAACGCGCTGCTCGAACACACCGATCGCCAGGCCGAGGAGGCGCGCACGCACGCCGGCAATCTGGCGCATGCGCTGAAGACGCCGCTCACCGTCGTGATGAACGCGGCCACCGCGCGTGCGCCGGACCTTGGAGATACGGTGATCCGCGAGGCCGCCGTGATGCGCCGTCAGGTCGACCACCACCTCGCACGGGCGAGGGCGGTCGGGCGCCGTGCCGCCGGGCTCTCGCGCGCAGGTGTGTGGTCCAGCCTGGAGGCGGTGCTGCGCGCGGTCGAGCGTCTCCATGCCGGAACCCGCTTCGACCTTGCCGGCAACCATGACGCCATGGTCGGGCTGGAGAAGCAGGACTTGGAAGAACTGCTCGGCAACGTGATCGAGAACGCGGCCAAGTATGGGGGCGGCAGCGTCTTCGTCACCGTCGACGAGACCAAGGACCCGCGCTGGTGCGAAATCTGGATCGAAGACGACGGGATGGGTATCCCCGAAGCCGAGCGCACGCGGATCTTCGATCGGGGTGCCAGGCTGGACACGGGTAAGCCAGGGACGGGCC
- a CDS encoding helix-turn-helix transcriptional regulator, translating to MINRIRDIRAQKGMTLAQVAAACTPPTTAQTIGRLETGMRNLSLVWMNKIAAALDVEPEVLLRSETAGDPQVTAVLTSDGADAPRKGGDALLPTALASEGALRVVAVEAPSGEYRSGDQIWLRELPLDQVNRGLNRDVLAPQPAGRFAFGRLLQHEGGTLTLLPPSGQKHVTVKDPAWIAVAEMLVRKL from the coding sequence ATGATCAACCGCATCCGCGACATTCGCGCGCAAAAGGGCATGACGCTGGCGCAAGTCGCCGCCGCATGCACGCCGCCGACCACCGCGCAGACGATCGGGCGCCTGGAGACGGGCATGCGCAACCTCTCGCTGGTTTGGATGAACAAGATCGCGGCTGCGCTCGACGTCGAGCCGGAGGTCCTGCTGCGCAGCGAGACGGCTGGTGACCCGCAAGTCACCGCCGTGCTGACCAGCGATGGCGCCGATGCTCCGCGCAAGGGGGGAGACGCGCTGCTGCCTACTGCTCTTGCGAGCGAAGGCGCACTGCGGGTGGTGGCCGTCGAAGCGCCTAGCGGCGAGTACCGCAGCGGCGATCAGATCTGGCTGCGCGAGCTGCCGCTCGACCAGGTCAACCGCGGCCTCAACCGCGATGTGCTCGCTCCGCAACCTGCGGGGCGCTTTGCTTTCGGCCGCCTGCTCCAGCATGAGGGCGGCACGCTGACCCTGCTGCCGCCGAGCGGGCAGAAGCACGTCACCGTCAAGGATCCGGCCTGGATCGCGGTGGCCGAGATGTTGGTGCGCAAGCTGTAG